AGCTAATACAGAACAGCAGAACCAAGCCTAACACACCAATGTCTAAGCGCATTTCGTTCACTCTTGGTAACAAGTCGCTACCATATTTAGCTAAAAACATGACTTCCACTTGGCTCACCATCATTGCAAAAATGAGTGATGCACCCACTAAAATACTGGTTTCCATCATAATGCCTTGCAGCAAGTGCTTTTTCTCGGCACCCAATGTCGCTTGTATCGCCATTTGACGTTGTTTTTCTGCGATGCGTGACAAAAATAAATTACAAATATTGGCACTCGCAATAAGCACAATCACTAACACACCGATAAGTAACATCAGCACGGTAGACTTGCTACCACCTAAGATCACTTGCTCGAACGATTTAAGATCAACTTTCACAGAAATGGTCTTGAAAAAGCCCACACCCGCGGTACGTTCTTTAAATATTTTATTTAGTTGCTCTGTTAAAGCTTGACTAGCAGCTAGCGGAGAAATCTCTGAAGCTAAACGACCAATGAGTCGATATTTATCATTAAAATTCACCCAGTCATTTTTAGCCTGTTCATTTTGCGTAATGAAATCCCAAGGTAAAAAGACTTCTGTTTTACGTTCGATGGAATGCAATGCAGGCTCGACAAATGTTTCTGCCGTCACACCGACTATTTGATAGCTCACTTCACCTACTTGTACGGTTTGTTGCAAAATGTCAGGCTGACTAGCAAACCGTTGCTGCCACATTTTATGGCTAATAACCGCGACAGGTAATGCTTTATTAATGTCTTCACGATCATCAAAGCCACGTCCTTGCGCCAACTGGTTACCCGTTAACGTAAAATAGTTTGGTGTGGTAAAAGCAATATCTACTTTTGGCTGATCCGCCAAGCTGGTGATAAACGCATTACCGTATTTAAGCCCGGTAGCTTGAGTTAGCACAGATTGCTGCTTAACTAAATGCGCTACTGCTGGATAGGTATGCAAACCACGATATGCTTCTTCCCCTTTGTCTAGCACAACGCCTTCAGCCACAAACAAGCTGTTGTGATCAGGGTAAGGCAACGCTTTTACAAAGACTAAATGATTTAAACTTACTGCTGACAATAGTGTACCGATAGTGATACCTAATGACAGTAGAACGGTAATTACAAATCCCGGTGAACGCTTTAAATTAGCGATGGACGCCCGAAACAATGTCGTCAATTTATTCATTATTCTTCCTTGCTATTACAATGCTTCAAGTGCTTCTTCAACAACTTTTTGTGGTGATTGCTTCGCTTGGGATTTTTCAGTTACTGGCGTCTTATCAACAATCTTTCCATCAAGTAAATGCACTCTGCGTTTTGCCATATCGGCATATCGTGGATCATGCGTTACCATGCAAATCGTCGTACCGTTTTGATTTAATTTTTCGAGTAGCGCCATTACTGCATCACCGTTTTTCGAGTCCAAGTTTCCTGTTGGCTCGTCAACCAGTAAAATGGCTGGCTTAGCAACCAAAGCACGCGCGATTGCAACGCGTTGCTGCTGTCCACCTGACAACTGGTTTGGCTTATGATGAATACGGTGTGCAATTTCTACTTTTTCTAAGCAGTCTTTCACCCGCTTTTCTATTTCTTCCTTTGAATGATTTTTTACTGAGTAAGTTAATGGTAAAGCGACATTGTCGAAAACCGATAATTCATCAATTAAGTTAAACGACTGAAAAACAAAGCCAATATTTTCACAACGATTTTTAGCACTATCAGACAAGCTTAAATGACTTACATTTTCACCCGCTAATAAGTATTCACCCGATGTTGGTTCGTCTAATAAACCCAAAATTGATAATAAGGTTGATTTACCACCACCAGAAGGGCCTGAGATAGAAATATAATCGCCTTCAAAAATAGCTAAATTGACGCCATTTAACGCATAAGTGTCTACTTCGTCAGTATGAAAAACTTTGCTTATTTCTTTTAACTCTATGATTCTTTTCATTTTACTCTCCATTTTATTATTCTTATTGGCTAGTTAACTATTTTTAATGATGCTTTATTTTCATACGCCGACATATCTGACGCTATCACCAGATCATTCTCATTAAGCCCTTGTTTAATAACAATATAATTTCCAGACTCAGTACCATACTCAACTTTTGTAAGTAGTGCTTGGTTATTATTTTGATCAACTTTGTAGACATAAGCATCTGACGATGCACGCGCATTACTTGGTCGTTTGATGTAATTCACATTCTCAAAGGTGTCGATCATGATTTTGCCATCCACATTCAGTTCTGGCCTTGCACTGCTTGGTAATGCGCCTTTCAATGTGATCTCGACAGATACTGTTCCTTCTGTAACAACGGGATCAATACGTGCAACTTCACCATTGATAAGATCTTTTCGTGTATCAATCACTGCTTGTTGACCAATTTCGATTTGTTCTGCTTGCGCTTGAGGAATTTTAAGTAAAGCAATCAAGCTATCTGTTTTACCCACAATGCCTATTTTTTTACCAATGGCTAAACTTTCACCTAGCTCTACGGTTAGCTCTTGCAGTACGCCCGACATGCCCGCTTTCACGGTTAGGGCTGCAACATTATCTAAAGCAGATTGATGCTTAATACGAAATTGCTCAATTTTGTTATCTTCAATATTCAGCTCTTCTGTATTCATCAGTTTAATTTTTTCGATGGTATTTTTTTGAATTGCAATTTGCTTTCTAATTTCTTTTTCAGTGATGACAGCTTGTTTTAGATCGAATTTAGAAACAATCCCACGGGCTTGTAATTCTTTTTGCGATTCGAGTTTAAGCGTGGCCGACTCAAAACTTGCATTTAATTTTTCTAACACAGCCTGTTCAACTAATAAGCTTTTTTCTTGGTTTAGTTTCACTGCACGTAATTGACTCACCGCTTGAGCATATTCTTGCTCAGCATTAAGTAACTCTTGCTGAAGATTAGGGTTACTTAACTGCACTATCACACTATCTGGAGTGACAATGGCACCTGGTTTAAGAATAATCTCCTCTACCGTGGCTTCGCGCTGGGCAGATAATAACTTTTGCTTAAGTGCTTTTAATTTACCATAGCCACTAAGTTCAATAGCGATATCGCCTTGTTGCACTTTTGCGAGTGTAATTTGCTCTCGCTGCACAGACGCCGACGCCCCTCCTTCATTCAGCATTAAATAAGCGCCCATGGCACCAATCACTAACGCGCTCACTAATAATGTTTTTTTAGACCAGAGCTCGACACTTTTCTTTTTCTGTTTAATTACATCCATCTTTTTTCCTAATTGACAGCTTTCTCTAACGGGCTAACGTGGATAGTTATGCTTCCGCTAAGGCAGACGCTTCATTGGTTTGAGTCATCTCTCGATTCATTTGCTCAGTACCGTATGGATTAGCCATCCCCACTAATACTTTGCGTTCGCCTGAGAATGGGGTACGACCATGGGTGAATAGCATGTTATCAAGCAGCATCAAATCACCTTTCTGCCATGAAAACTTGATCATATTTTTTTCGTAAATAGCCTTAATCGTATTAAGGTCTGCTTCACTAATTGGAGTGCCATCACCGTAATATGTGTTACGCGGCACGTTTTCTTCGCCGCGCAGCGCGATAATGTCATTACGGATAGATTCTGGTAGTGCAGTTACATGAAATAAATGCGCTTGGTTGAACCATACTTTTTCTTTGGTTTTAGGATGAATGGCTACCGCTTGATTAACTTGCTTGGTGCGTAATCCGCCATTTTCTAGCCATTCAAATTGAATATTGTTTTCATAACAGTACGCTTCTACTTCGGCCTTGTTGTCCGTTTGAAATACTTCGGACCAAGGTAAATCAATATCCGAATAATTACGCATATACAGCACACCATGGCGCTCAAATTTATCGCGAATTGCCGTAGGAATTTGCTGATAAACCGTTCTACTGTCGCAGATAGGGGTTTCGCCACCTTCCGTAGATGGCAGTAAACACATAAAGCCTAAATTCATTGCCCAATGATTGGTATAAGAGTTCTCGTTGTGCTGTAAAATTGATTGGTCACTGTGGTACTCGGTCGCCGTATAAACACTGCCTTTTAGCTCTGTGCGCGGTGTTGAGCGATAACTATAAGACAGTAAGTCTTCGTCAAACAGTGCCGTTAGCACTTTGGAAAACTGTTTACTGCTGTGAAGTTTTAGGCCACGTATTAATAAAGCTCCGTTGTCTAATAAAAGTTGGTTAATACTATGTTTATTCTCTTCTGCCCATTGCAGCGCCTTACTACCATTTAGGTCCACATTCATTAATAACGGCTTACCTGCAATTGGCGCCAATTCAGCAATCGTAAAAGGGTTATTTGTACTCATCGGTATTCTCAATATTATTTTGTATGGTGTTGGTTATAGCGCGATATTTCTGATGCCATAAGCACGTTCGCATGGAATATTTAACGATGAACAATGTTCAAGCAGTTGATTAGACTGCACAATTTGTTCAGAGTCATCGCTATAATCAACCCCCATAAAGTAGCCATACCAAGGCTCTAGTCCTAGCGCATAAATGAGCACTTGTTTGGCATTAAATATCTTGATCATGTTTGATGCTTTGTCGAAATCAGACCCGTTTAGTCGTCTTGAGTCTTTAATGTTTTTGCTGACAGGATCGGTTGTTAATGCACCATAAAGCCAAGTATAAGGCGCGCCAACACACTCCATACCTATCGCTAAAATATCCAATTCGCCCGTTATTTTAGCGATGTGTTGGTACATTTTTGGTTCAACATTGGCAGAGTCTGCACCGAAGTACATGCGCTTTCCGGCTAATTCGATAAACCAAGCTGTTTTACTGCGAATATTTAAGTCACCATGCTCTCCTAAGAATGGGATGCTCATTAACTTACCTTCAGGTAAACCAATTACTTCCATATCTTCGAGTTCCATAACTTTAAAACCAATTTGCTGCAAAATAAGTTTTAGTGATGGATCGCACAAGCTACCACCATTATTTTTGGGTACTAAGACGGTGTCTACTTTGTGGCGGATTTGCAGAAGCGATTCAATGTTAACGTGGTCAGAATGATTATGAGTTAAGCATAAGTAATCGATTTTAGGCGGAAGCTGACTAAAGCTAATGACATCATGCTTTATTTTGTTCGTGCGGTATGCAATTACCGGATCGATAACGACGGCAACCTCTTTATTGTGCACCATAAAGCCAGCATGACCGATATAACTGGCTTCACTACCTTGTTCTGGCGCTTGATAGGTTAAGCTAGGTGGTTCGGTGGTAAACAGCTCCATGTAATCCAATCCACCTTGAGTGTCGCCCGCTTGAAACACTTGGTCTATTTGCGCTTTGCTAATGGGAAGCTCACGCGCTTTAAAAATAATGTCCCAAAGAGGAGAAGCAAAGGGTAAACGCAGTTGAATGTTGTTTTGATCAGCTAAACGTGGAGTACTGAGTACAAAAGGACGATTCGCATCATCATCTAGAATACCAAAAGAAACTGACTGTAATTCTCTTTTATAATATTCGCTGTCGTATAACAGCCCTTCAATTAAGCGGTATGAAGGGTTGTGATATAAGTCCATAAACAATTCCACATAACCTTTTAAGTGCTCTGGCACCTGATCATATAAAGGTTCTATGGTTTCACCTGACTTATGCGATTTAATCAAATCATCCAGCGCTGAAACTGAATCTGCCAGCTCTTTAAAAATGGCACCTTCGTTTTCAAATTTTTCAATTAAGCGTTTAACGTCTTCCACTTGCTCGGCACTGCAATCAACAAACTCGCCGCCACCAGCCATTTCTGGATTTTGGTTCGCAATAATATGCAATTCGTAATTATTAACGAATGACTTCATTAACCTAAGATGGGTTTTCACCATGTACATGGAATAAGGAATAGGGGAAATAAGGTTAGGCCATGCATACCAGTTGTTCACTAATGGTTCTACAAATACGTTTTCTTTTAAGAAAAATTGTTGGTTAGTCATCTGTACTTCCTTTTTAATTCTTGTTGTTATCACAGATTTTTATAATATGAGGCATCATTTCAGCAATGGCTTGCTGATCCATAAATACATCATGCGGATAAGGCACGCTAACAGTGTGCAGCTGCTGCCCAAATACCGCGGTCCATTGTTCTACGTTTTGCTGATAATGCAGATTACTGTCACTAATAAAATAGTGACACCGCTCAACATCAAGTTGCTCGGTAAATTGCATCATGTCGGCTGCCAACAGATCATTACTAAATGCTAACGCCAATAGTGCATCGGCTTTTCTGATACGACCTTGTGTTCTGCTGACCACAAATTCAGCGAATTGCTCAAGCTGAGATGGGTAATCTAATGCTTGCCATGCTTGAGGCACTTCCGCCGTGTCATCTATCAGGGACTTGCTATAGAGAAAGCGCGTTAAACGGCTAAAGCTCGTTTCATTTGGCACTTTATCTGGATCTTCAAAATATGCATCAAACAGTGCCACATATTTAATTATTTTTCCTTCTTTTTTTAACAATTTAGTCATGATTGCGGCGAGTTGCCCACCACCTGAATACCCTGCCAACATAATGGTGTCGCCCGACCAATACTGACACAGAGCTTTACAATACAGCTGTGCTAACTCCACTAAGTTATCGTGATTAAACTTCATACCGAACATAAAGGGAGCTTGAATACCATAAACACCGCAATATGGTGCTAGCTGGGTTGCAATATTTCGATATCCTTCAACACCACCACCAAATGGATGCACAATAAATAGCGGCGTTTCACCATCATGGTTGTTGAGCTTAACAATGCATTCTTTAATTTGCTGGCTATTTGCGGCCGCTTGCTCAGCGTCATTGGCTAGTTGCTCTAATAAACTTGCTTGTGCCGCAATCGTTTGGTGTTCCATTAACTGCTTTAGTGATAATGCTAAGCCTGCATCAGTTAATTCGTATTTTAATTCCAGCATGTTGATGGAATTACCACCTACTTTGAAAAAAGGCTGATCGACAGCGAGCGCTTGGGTATTCAGCACTCTGCTCCACACCTTACACACTGCCTGTTCCATGTCTGATTTTGGTTTAGTCGCTATCGGTTTGCTTGGAACTGTATACAGTGCGGTGAGCGCGTTGGTATCAAGCTTTCCATTCACTGTTAGTGGAAATTGCTCAACAGCAAGCACAGAGTCTGGCGTCATATAGTTCGGCAATTCCCCGCTTACAGCGCGAGCTATTTCATCTATTTGACTGTGTAATTCATTAGATTCAAGTAATACGTAACAAACAAGGACTTTATTATTCTTTTCACCTAGTGCTAGCACCTTTGCTTTCTTCACTAATGCATGTTGTTCAAAACCGTGCTCAATTTCAGACAATTCAATTCTAAATCCGCGCACTTTAACTTGGTGATCGACACGCCCAATAAACTCTATCTGCCCTTCACTATTAAACCTAACCATATCACCGGTTCGGTAAAGCGTGTCAGCGCTAATACGAGGCAAGCGAACAAAACTCTTCTGGGTTAATTCGGGTTGATTCAAATAGCCTTTAACAACCCCTTTACCACCTATATATAACTCTCCTATTGCACCAATCGGCTGCGGTTGCTGCTGGCTATCTAATATATGCACACTGGTTTCGTTTAGCACATGGCCGATGGGTACCTGTCTATTCTCAGCTAAACCTGCTGTAACAGGGTAAATCGTTGCAAATGTGGTGCATTCTGTTGGGCCATAGATATTCGACAAACACGCCTTTGGCAAAGTGGCGAGTACTCGTTCGGCAG
This is a stretch of genomic DNA from Flocculibacter collagenilyticus. It encodes these proteins:
- a CDS encoding TauD/TfdA family dioxygenase — encoded protein: MSTNNPFTIAELAPIAGKPLLMNVDLNGSKALQWAEENKHSINQLLLDNGALLIRGLKLHSSKQFSKVLTALFDEDLLSYSYRSTPRTELKGSVYTATEYHSDQSILQHNENSYTNHWAMNLGFMCLLPSTEGGETPICDSRTVYQQIPTAIRDKFERHGVLYMRNYSDIDLPWSEVFQTDNKAEVEAYCYENNIQFEWLENGGLRTKQVNQAVAIHPKTKEKVWFNQAHLFHVTALPESIRNDIIALRGEENVPRNTYYGDGTPISEADLNTIKAIYEKNMIKFSWQKGDLMLLDNMLFTHGRTPFSGERKVLVGMANPYGTEQMNREMTQTNEASALAEA
- a CDS encoding ABC transporter ATP-binding protein, which encodes MKRIIELKEISKVFHTDEVDTYALNGVNLAIFEGDYISISGPSGGGKSTLLSILGLLDEPTSGEYLLAGENVSHLSLSDSAKNRCENIGFVFQSFNLIDELSVFDNVALPLTYSVKNHSKEEIEKRVKDCLEKVEIAHRIHHKPNQLSGGQQQRVAIARALVAKPAILLVDEPTGNLDSKNGDAVMALLEKLNQNGTTICMVTHDPRYADMAKRRVHLLDGKIVDKTPVTEKSQAKQSPQKVVEEALEAL
- a CDS encoding MBL fold metallo-hydrolase, with translation MTNQQFFLKENVFVEPLVNNWYAWPNLISPIPYSMYMVKTHLRLMKSFVNNYELHIIANQNPEMAGGGEFVDCSAEQVEDVKRLIEKFENEGAIFKELADSVSALDDLIKSHKSGETIEPLYDQVPEHLKGYVELFMDLYHNPSYRLIEGLLYDSEYYKRELQSVSFGILDDDANRPFVLSTPRLADQNNIQLRLPFASPLWDIIFKARELPISKAQIDQVFQAGDTQGGLDYMELFTTEPPSLTYQAPEQGSEASYIGHAGFMVHNKEVAVVIDPVIAYRTNKIKHDVISFSQLPPKIDYLCLTHNHSDHVNIESLLQIRHKVDTVLVPKNNGGSLCDPSLKLILQQIGFKVMELEDMEVIGLPEGKLMSIPFLGEHGDLNIRSKTAWFIELAGKRMYFGADSANVEPKMYQHIAKITGELDILAIGMECVGAPYTWLYGALTTDPVSKNIKDSRRLNGSDFDKASNMIKIFNAKQVLIYALGLEPWYGYFMGVDYSDDSEQIVQSNQLLEHCSSLNIPCERAYGIRNIAL
- a CDS encoding efflux RND transporter periplasmic adaptor subunit, with translation MDVIKQKKKSVELWSKKTLLVSALVIGAMGAYLMLNEGGASASVQREQITLAKVQQGDIAIELSGYGKLKALKQKLLSAQREATVEEIILKPGAIVTPDSVIVQLSNPNLQQELLNAEQEYAQAVSQLRAVKLNQEKSLLVEQAVLEKLNASFESATLKLESQKELQARGIVSKFDLKQAVITEKEIRKQIAIQKNTIEKIKLMNTEELNIEDNKIEQFRIKHQSALDNVAALTVKAGMSGVLQELTVELGESLAIGKKIGIVGKTDSLIALLKIPQAQAEQIEIGQQAVIDTRKDLINGEVARIDPVVTEGTVSVEITLKGALPSSARPELNVDGKIMIDTFENVNYIKRPSNARASSDAYVYKVDQNNNQALLTKVEYGTESGNYIVIKQGLNENDLVIASDMSAYENKASLKIVN